The genomic interval CAGCGGGAGATTGGAAACCTGACTAAGGCTGACCCAAAGTTGAGTCAATCAGTAGCTAAAGGTCTAAAACTATAAAAGTGGGGTTAAGGTGATTGGTCATATTTTTAAAATAGGGGCTTAAAATGGCTTATTTTAGATGTAGATAAAAAACCTTATATTATAAGGGGTTGCGTGAGGAGTAAAGATATTTTGAAAGTTTATGCAAAATATATAAAACAATTTTTAGAGAAAAAGCAGAAGCATTTTACTGAATTTTGAAAATAAAGAGAGTAGGTGCGAAAATAGAATATCATTTCCTTTCTTTAAATATAGAGGAGATTAAACTATAATTAAAATAATTTGGAGTACTTTTTTAATGAGGTAATTGTTAGTGTAAACTTTAGTGTGGTAGTTAGAGGAAAGATTGCCAAAGAGGCAATTCTTTCTTTTGACAATCGAAATATAATTCATTTATAATATAGTTAAAAACATTAAGTAATAAAAATGTTTCCCACTGAAAAAGAAATGAAACCGAAAGGATCTATAATGCTTAAAATCCCTTCAATTTCTATCATTGATTTTCATCTGCACTTTCCGGTTTACCATGATGTTTATCTAGATGGATGGGAAAAGAGATTTGTTGATCGTTTTGGAAGAACAAAACTTCAAAAAATAAATCAGAACCAACAAATCCTTAGTAAACGTTGGCGTGATACTTACCTCATTCCAGATACTGAAGAAAATATTCCGAATATTGAAACTCAAGCAAAAAGATGGGTGGATGAAACCAAAAAATATAAAATTGACAAAGTTGTATTTCTTACCGGTGGAGGGAATGATCAGTTAGCAAAAATAATCAAACTTGCTCCTGACATCTTTGTTGGCTTTGCTCACCATGATCCATTTTCCCCGGGTGCAGCAGAAGAACTTGACCGGGCAATTACCAAGTTAGATTTACGTGGTTACAAAATACTTGCTCCCACAGTAGAAAAAAGATTGGATGATCCAAAATTAGATCCTTTATGGAAAATAGCCGAAAAGTTCCAGCTTCCT from Candidatus Atribacteria bacterium carries:
- a CDS encoding amidohydrolase codes for the protein MFPTEKEMKPKGSIMLKIPSISIIDFHLHFPVYHDVYLDGWEKRFVDRFGRTKLQKINQNQQILSKRWRDTYLIPDTEENIPNIETQAKRWVDETKKYKIDKVVFLTGGGNDQLAKIIKLAPDIFVGFAHHDPFSPGAAEELDRAITKLDLRGYKILAPTVEKRLDDPKLDPLWKIAEKFQLPVLIHFGILGGGGGIGDAINMNPLVIHDIAKGFPGISFIIPHFGCGYTRELLQLAWACPNIYVDTTGTNDWIRWMPYPVTIHDLFRVFTETIGPQRIIFGTDSNHFPRGFAYPVFQAQWQACRDIGLDDPSMCSIFHDNAIRLLKNIQV